From one Lysinibacillus sp. G4S2 genomic stretch:
- a CDS encoding DUF4280 domain-containing protein — protein MAQVVENLETEGSEQEQFSYVVHGAIIACEHGSHLNYLNLPQDHGVFIKEKAVMNVGDRNPDNIPTFGVCLKLKKPCTPVCSIDWLEGMENVNVEGKQALLSRCHTQCSAGGGKIDIVHDGQEELEIPIQGF, from the coding sequence ATGGCTCAAGTTGTGGAAAATTTAGAGACAGAAGGTTCGGAACAGGAGCAATTTAGTTATGTAGTACATGGGGCAATCATTGCCTGTGAGCATGGTAGCCATCTAAATTATTTGAACTTGCCGCAAGATCATGGCGTATTTATCAAAGAGAAGGCCGTGATGAATGTAGGAGATCGAAACCCTGATAACATTCCAACTTTTGGTGTCTGCTTAAAGTTGAAAAAACCGTGCACGCCAGTCTGTTCCATTGATTGGTTGGAAGGGATGGAAAATGTCAATGTCGAGGGGAAGCAAGCGTTATTAAGCCGCTGCCATACGCAATGCTCAGCAGGTGGAGGCAAAATCGATATTGTTCATGACGGGCAAGAGGAATTGGAAATACCAATACAAGGTTTTTAA
- a CDS encoding pentapeptide repeat-containing protein, protein MKREEALQHFMDECVSVHVSRLQEKVDRQFRQEKEVLLQPIINALEQLFANIRDQQKQEKLAPVAFIHFSLLRTSLLENKCTYLLEAYGETWYYDWVECTAQYEADWLSEAMIDLQKTLERERKPYITIQSADVRAIIQQIVILFHQYIIQLVRYLFRYQKESVPAINFQRAACLRFRVGEYKGFSEDVAINDEREREENNLLSWLEKNETDKSYTFENFSSLPLQQKHFNQMDFSYANFNGSDLEGASLKQSVCIGTSFVDCKLVNVDFSYAAIQDADFRNANLVGANFTHVQGKTLRLSDGEVACYLGTDFRDANLENARFEFAQITGANFTGANLKGATFFKRDQEKCRFSPEQIEDIQWIH, encoded by the coding sequence ATGAAACGAGAAGAAGCATTACAGCATTTTATGGATGAATGCGTGTCAGTTCATGTCAGCCGGTTGCAAGAGAAGGTTGATCGACAGTTTCGCCAAGAGAAGGAAGTTTTGCTACAACCAATCATAAACGCACTTGAACAGCTGTTTGCGAATATTAGAGATCAGCAAAAACAGGAAAAGTTAGCGCCAGTTGCCTTTATCCATTTTTCATTGCTACGGACATCATTACTAGAAAATAAGTGTACGTATTTGCTAGAAGCATATGGAGAAACCTGGTATTACGATTGGGTAGAATGCACGGCACAGTATGAAGCAGACTGGCTTAGTGAGGCGATGATAGATTTACAAAAAACGCTTGAAAGAGAAAGAAAACCATATATCACTATTCAATCTGCTGATGTACGAGCAATTATTCAACAGATCGTCATTCTGTTTCATCAATATATCATTCAATTGGTACGCTACTTGTTTCGCTATCAAAAAGAAAGCGTCCCTGCAATCAATTTTCAACGAGCAGCGTGCTTGCGATTTCGTGTCGGTGAATATAAAGGGTTTAGTGAAGATGTTGCAATCAATGATGAACGGGAACGAGAGGAAAACAATCTGCTCTCATGGTTAGAGAAAAACGAGACGGACAAATCGTATACGTTTGAAAACTTCTCAAGCCTACCATTACAGCAAAAACATTTCAATCAAATGGACTTTTCCTATGCAAATTTCAATGGGAGTGACTTAGAAGGTGCTTCATTGAAACAAAGTGTTTGCATTGGTACTAGTTTTGTAGATTGTAAGTTAGTGAATGTTGATTTTTCTTATGCAGCCATTCAAGATGCTGATTTTCGAAATGCCAATTTAGTAGGCGCTAATTTTACGCATGTACAGGGAAAAACGCTGAGGCTTTCCGATGGAGAAGTTGCGTGCTACCTGGGTACTGATTTTAGAGATGCTAATTTGGAAAATGCAAGGTTTGAGTTTGCGCAGATCACAGGTGCTAATTTTACAGGTGCCAATTTAAAAGGAGCTACCTTCTTTAAACGTGATCAAGAGAAATGTAGATTTAGCCCAGAGCAGATAGAAGATATTCAATGGATTCATTAA
- a CDS encoding phage baseplate assembly protein V, with the protein MTKETALTYKDIIVMPYNIRVNQIEITQQMNEHATLHLTGVIPDELEDSYVYMTDAETAIEVLQITSDGQAMPIFNGLALDVQVKSVLGTYYLEVKAVSHTYVLDVKKKNQTYQNASMPYSELIDVCIADQNGADFMDCVTNGANLGNFTMQYIETDWEFLKRMASRFHTGLVPDTVHSAAKFYFGVPFQAGGTPEMEAINYRVKKAIGNFLVSSKNHLDSITDSDYMYYEVESLQPYKIGNEVTFQSKTLYVYKIFSTLKDGLFKHIYTLTPQNGFSVHTTYNQAIIGASIQGKVIDVAGDKIRIHVDFDEGQEKDTAYWFPYSTIYASEDNTGWYFMPELSDNVRIYFPGNRESEGIAISSVSKAPPQSGSMLAATNPPSPGGGGSGSASGGGGGGARPAPPEDSRQDPARMADPDVKTLRTKHGKQILLAPDRIVISGGGLMISLMDDNGISIISDKNITLQATEKVAINAKQIMINANEKIEMTCKENSIKMEDKMEIKGTEVRAN; encoded by the coding sequence ATGACAAAAGAAACAGCCTTAACGTATAAAGATATCATTGTGATGCCCTATAATATTCGCGTCAATCAAATCGAAATCACACAACAGATGAATGAGCATGCTACATTGCATTTAACAGGCGTGATCCCGGATGAACTCGAAGATTCCTATGTCTATATGACAGATGCAGAAACGGCTATTGAAGTATTGCAAATCACTAGTGATGGACAAGCTATGCCTATTTTTAATGGACTGGCGTTAGATGTACAAGTGAAATCGGTGTTGGGCACCTATTATTTAGAGGTTAAGGCGGTTTCGCATACGTATGTGCTAGATGTTAAAAAGAAAAACCAAACCTATCAAAATGCAAGTATGCCATATAGTGAATTAATAGATGTATGTATTGCCGATCAAAACGGTGCAGATTTCATGGATTGTGTTACGAATGGGGCTAATCTTGGTAACTTCACAATGCAATATATAGAGACAGATTGGGAGTTTCTTAAACGAATGGCATCGCGATTTCATACGGGCTTAGTGCCAGACACGGTACATTCAGCCGCAAAGTTTTACTTCGGTGTCCCGTTTCAAGCTGGGGGTACGCCGGAAATGGAGGCCATCAATTATCGAGTAAAAAAAGCGATCGGTAACTTCCTTGTCTCCAGTAAAAATCATCTCGACAGTATTACCGATAGTGACTACATGTACTATGAAGTAGAATCGCTTCAACCATACAAAATAGGTAATGAAGTTACTTTCCAATCAAAAACATTGTATGTCTATAAAATCTTCTCGACGCTAAAAGATGGTTTATTCAAGCATATCTATACGTTAACACCTCAGAACGGTTTCAGTGTTCACACTACTTACAATCAAGCCATTATTGGTGCTTCTATTCAAGGAAAAGTAATTGATGTTGCGGGGGACAAAATTCGAATTCACGTCGATTTCGATGAGGGTCAAGAAAAGGATACGGCTTATTGGTTTCCATATTCAACAATCTATGCATCAGAAGATAATACAGGATGGTACTTCATGCCGGAGCTATCTGACAATGTGAGAATCTACTTCCCAGGCAATCGTGAGAGTGAAGGGATTGCGATTAGTTCCGTCTCAAAAGCACCACCACAATCTGGTTCGATGTTAGCAGCGACGAATCCGCCTAGTCCAGGAGGCGGTGGAAGTGGCAGTGCTAGTGGCGGTGGCGGCGGTGGGGCAAGACCTGCACCACCAGAGGATAGTCGCCAAGATCCAGCACGGATGGCTGATCCAGATGTCAAAACACTCAGAACGAAGCATGGTAAACAAATTCTACTTGCACCTGATCGGATTGTCATATCTGGTGGAGGATTAATGATTTCATTAATGGATGATAATGGAATTTCGATCATAAGTGATAAAAATATTACTTTACAAGCAACAGAGAAAGTCGCCATCAATGCGAAGCAAATTATGATTAATGCCAATGAAAAAATTGAGATGACTTGTAAAGAAAATTCAATCAAGATGGAAGACAAAATGGAGATTAAAGGAACGGAAGTACGAGCAAATTAG
- a CDS encoding trypsin-like peptidase domain-containing protein, with protein sequence MIVTTRPLKIKYKKPDNPLQEFMQNIQSNSSLTKEVVFLRYIGIPDSVDLYKENILKMDEYFFAKKQSVLYLRLHKLEAITNNKDIDRFAELWENWQAVVNNPPLLYKTTLCSRLKNDQLEWTKKLSFQEIIHIYKENHPNSNATLLKNFAVKFLYWMDYYLPQIFSEDNQTVQKIVFIGNITQHELLFLYFLSTLGCDICYMNPKEDIPNLPPSIAASSTLFKCRDVYERELVIPKSLPKKSITPQQTMILPVQNKTTGECSYEQLASLATSVVMIKTFGEDHEVLCYGSGVVLHQDGYILTNLHVVSGGEYYSVLYENDTNEHITHQFVKYHDIHDLAILKVNRISKALPVKVEGQLVRGQKVVAIGSPLGLFNSVSDGIVSGFRDIRTMSMIQFTAAISNGSSGGALLDMHGRLVGLITAGFNDGQNLNLAVPAHLIYQFAQNFIELPS encoded by the coding sequence ATGATTGTGACAACTAGACCTTTAAAAATAAAATATAAAAAACCGGACAATCCTCTTCAGGAGTTTATGCAAAACATTCAATCCAATAGCTCCCTTACGAAGGAAGTTGTTTTTCTACGATATATCGGTATACCTGATTCTGTAGATCTTTATAAGGAAAATATTTTAAAAATGGATGAGTATTTTTTTGCTAAAAAGCAAAGTGTGCTTTATTTACGATTACATAAACTGGAGGCCATTACCAATAATAAAGATATAGATCGATTTGCGGAGCTTTGGGAAAATTGGCAAGCCGTTGTTAACAACCCTCCATTACTTTACAAGACAACTTTATGCAGTAGATTAAAGAATGATCAACTTGAATGGACAAAAAAACTTAGCTTTCAAGAAATCATCCATATCTATAAAGAAAATCACCCAAATTCCAATGCCACTTTATTAAAAAATTTTGCAGTGAAATTTTTATACTGGATGGATTATTATTTGCCACAAATTTTTTCTGAAGATAACCAAACGGTGCAGAAAATTGTTTTTATTGGTAACATTACTCAGCATGAATTATTATTCTTATATTTCTTATCGACACTTGGTTGTGATATCTGTTATATGAATCCTAAAGAAGACATTCCAAATTTGCCTCCAAGCATAGCAGCGTCATCTACTTTATTTAAGTGTCGTGATGTCTACGAAAGGGAATTAGTAATACCTAAATCTCTGCCTAAGAAGAGTATAACACCGCAACAAACAATGATTCTTCCTGTTCAGAATAAGACTACAGGAGAGTGTAGCTATGAGCAATTAGCTTCTTTAGCCACATCTGTTGTAATGATTAAAACGTTCGGAGAGGATCACGAGGTGTTGTGCTATGGTTCTGGTGTCGTTCTTCATCAAGATGGGTATATTTTAACAAACTTGCATGTTGTGAGTGGTGGTGAATATTATTCTGTACTATATGAAAACGATACGAACGAACATATTACACATCAATTTGTAAAATATCATGATATACATGATTTGGCTATTCTTAAAGTGAATAGAATAAGTAAAGCTTTACCAGTTAAAGTGGAAGGTCAATTAGTTCGAGGACAGAAGGTCGTTGCTATTGGCAGTCCTCTAGGATTATTTAATTCTGTTTCTGATGGTATTGTTTCTGGTTTCCGGGATATTCGAACTATGTCTATGATTCAATTTACAGCGGCTATTTCAAACGGAAGTTCTGGTGGCGCTTTATTGGATATGCATGGGAGATTGGTAGGTTTGATTACAGCAGGCTTTAATGATGGTCAGAATCTTAATCTGGCTGTACCTGCTCATTTAATCTATCAATTTGCTCAAAATTTTATTGAATTGCCGAGTTAA
- a CDS encoding tRNA-dihydrouridine synthase, whose translation MIDNFWRDLPRPFFVLAPMEDVTDVVFRHVVSEAGRPDVFFTEFTNSDSYCHPEGMKSVRGRLIFTEDEQPMVAHIWGDNPEYFRQMSIGMAELGFKGIDINMGCPVPNVASRGKGSGLILRPDVAAELIQAAKAGGLPVSVKTRLGYNDVNEWEEWLTHILKQDIANLSIHLRTRKEMSQVDAHWELIPEIKKLRDRIAPNTLLTINGDIPDRQTGEQLAEQYGIDGVMIGRGIFKNPFAFEKEPKEHSSKEYLDLLRLQLDLQDQYAEALPRSITGLHRFFKIYVKGFRGAGELRNQLMNTKSTDEVRALLDNFGKEC comes from the coding sequence ATGATAGATAATTTTTGGCGTGATTTACCGCGACCATTTTTTGTACTTGCACCAATGGAAGATGTGACAGATGTTGTTTTTCGTCACGTCGTAAGTGAAGCTGGTCGACCGGACGTATTTTTCACAGAGTTTACAAACTCGGATAGCTATTGTCATCCAGAGGGCATGAAAAGTGTGCGTGGCCGTTTGATTTTTACAGAAGATGAACAGCCAATGGTGGCTCATATTTGGGGGGATAATCCCGAGTATTTCCGTCAAATGAGTATTGGCATGGCAGAGCTAGGGTTTAAAGGTATCGATATAAATATGGGCTGCCCTGTACCGAATGTGGCATCAAGAGGGAAAGGTAGTGGCCTTATTTTGCGTCCAGACGTTGCGGCAGAGCTTATTCAAGCAGCAAAAGCGGGCGGACTACCTGTCAGCGTGAAAACACGACTTGGCTATAACGATGTCAATGAGTGGGAAGAGTGGCTCACGCATATTTTAAAACAGGATATTGCGAACCTATCTATTCATTTGCGTACAAGAAAGGAAATGAGCCAAGTAGATGCGCATTGGGAGCTAATTCCTGAAATCAAAAAATTACGTGACCGAATCGCACCAAATACGCTACTAACAATCAATGGAGACATTCCTGACCGTCAAACTGGGGAGCAGCTTGCTGAACAATATGGTATTGATGGCGTGATGATCGGGCGAGGTATTTTTAAAAATCCTTTTGCTTTTGAAAAAGAGCCAAAAGAGCATAGCAGTAAAGAGTACCTTGATCTTTTAAGACTGCAGCTTGATCTTCAAGATCAATATGCGGAAGCACTACCACGTTCAATTACAGGGCTTCATCGCTTTTTCAAAATTTATGTCAAAGGATTCCGTGGAGCTGGTGAATTAAGAAACCAATTGATGAACACGAAATCAACAGATGAAGTGCGTGCATTGCTTGATAATTTTGGAAAAGAATGTTGA
- a CDS encoding methyl-accepting chemotaxis protein: protein MEAIMLGIIVVLLCTSLFFAYRYFSLKGHSHINKEVLNGMDELSAGRVSEQFNKFANNVNEKSGNLLEHGEYATEKADTVRAAIDEVGKGLKKQLVATEESSTSIEDITVAIEELSIRSNQISEQSNTTLELTQEGNEKLKDSMVKMEQFNQTINTTFDAINILGDKSYEIGNIVKVITGISEQINLLALNAAIEAARAGEHGKGFAVVADEVRKLAEQSRQSANEVSNIVKNIQEETNKVVTSMKQGTEEFEQTNTKILEIGNMFEKIVDTTKIIAENNAESSASTEELSSSSLQIMEAMKDISFISRESVEMFEELVGISDDELNTMQKLVQEAEHLIDFKNDAEKILSSLNHRVES from the coding sequence ATGGAAGCTATTATGCTAGGGATTATTGTAGTTTTATTATGTACATCTTTGTTTTTTGCTTACCGATATTTTTCACTTAAAGGTCATTCCCATATAAATAAAGAGGTACTAAATGGAATGGATGAATTATCAGCAGGTCGAGTAAGTGAACAATTTAATAAATTCGCAAATAATGTGAATGAAAAAAGTGGAAATCTTTTAGAGCATGGAGAATACGCAACTGAGAAGGCCGATACTGTAAGGGCCGCAATCGATGAAGTCGGTAAGGGATTAAAAAAGCAATTAGTCGCTACTGAAGAGAGTTCTACTTCTATCGAAGACATCACAGTGGCTATTGAAGAACTATCTATAAGATCTAACCAAATTTCAGAACAATCGAATACGACGTTAGAATTGACGCAAGAAGGTAATGAAAAGTTAAAAGATTCGATGGTGAAAATGGAGCAATTTAATCAAACGATTAATACGACATTTGATGCAATCAATATACTTGGAGACAAATCGTACGAAATTGGTAACATTGTTAAAGTAATTACGGGGATTTCAGAGCAAATAAATTTATTAGCATTGAACGCAGCTATCGAAGCAGCTCGTGCAGGAGAACACGGTAAAGGGTTTGCTGTCGTTGCTGATGAGGTTCGTAAATTAGCTGAACAATCACGTCAGTCAGCTAATGAAGTTTCGAATATTGTAAAAAATATTCAAGAAGAGACGAACAAAGTTGTCACATCAATGAAGCAAGGAACAGAAGAGTTTGAACAAACAAATACGAAAATATTAGAAATTGGAAATATGTTCGAAAAAATTGTAGATACTACAAAAATTATTGCTGAAAATAATGCGGAATCATCTGCAAGCACAGAAGAACTATCTTCAAGCTCTCTGCAAATTATGGAGGCAATGAAGGATATTTCTTTCATTTCACGAGAATCAGTAGAAATGTTTGAAGAGTTAGTTGGCATTAGTGATGATGAATTAAATACAATGCAAAAACTAGTTCAAGAAGCAGAGCATCTTATAGATTTCAAAAATGATGCAGAAAAAATACTTTCTTCATTAAATCATCGTGTAGAAAGCTAG
- the rlmD gene encoding 23S rRNA (uracil(1939)-C(5))-methyltransferase RlmD, protein MSAPVKKNERLTVYIEDLTHDGNGVAKVDGYPLFIQGALPNETAEVHVVKTLKNYGFAKVVEILKPSPDRVDAPCEYFKQCGGCQLQHLSYEGQLKWKENMVRNVMQRIGKIDAPVLPVKGMEEPWQYRNKAQIPFSLNEAGQAIAGFYKTKSHSIVDMERCLIQTGEADAILAGLKKELAAIGIQPYNELSHEGMLRHVVIRKARATGEVMVVLVTKKKKFPQKEAAVATIQKLVPNVTSIMQNVNSDKTNVIFGDEIVNLWGKDVIIDTIGDVRFEISARSFYQVNPEQTEVLYKQALDYADLQGDERVIDAYCGIGTISLFLAQKAKAVMGVEIVPQAIEDAKRNAALNGFTNTYFEAGPAEEVIPRWYKEGKEADVLVVDPPRKGCDEALLQTILEQRPKRVVYVSCNPATLARDLRILEDGGYQTQEIQPVDMFPHSTHVECVSQLILKEGI, encoded by the coding sequence ATGTCAGCACCCGTGAAAAAGAATGAACGATTAACAGTTTATATAGAAGATTTAACACATGATGGCAATGGCGTTGCAAAGGTCGATGGCTACCCATTATTTATCCAAGGTGCACTTCCTAATGAAACGGCGGAAGTACATGTTGTAAAAACGTTAAAAAATTACGGCTTTGCGAAAGTTGTAGAAATTCTCAAGCCATCACCAGATCGTGTAGATGCACCTTGTGAATATTTCAAGCAATGTGGCGGCTGCCAATTACAGCACCTGTCTTATGAAGGGCAGTTAAAATGGAAAGAGAATATGGTGCGTAATGTCATGCAACGCATTGGTAAAATTGATGCGCCTGTTCTACCTGTGAAAGGCATGGAAGAGCCTTGGCAATATCGTAATAAAGCCCAAATTCCTTTTTCCTTAAATGAAGCAGGACAAGCAATTGCAGGCTTCTATAAAACGAAATCTCATAGCATTGTGGATATGGAGCGTTGCTTGATTCAGACAGGAGAAGCGGACGCTATTCTTGCAGGCTTGAAAAAGGAATTAGCGGCAATCGGTATTCAACCATACAATGAGCTATCACATGAGGGAATGCTGCGCCACGTAGTTATTCGTAAAGCACGAGCAACGGGTGAAGTCATGGTTGTTCTCGTAACGAAAAAGAAAAAATTCCCGCAAAAAGAAGCAGCTGTTGCGACAATCCAAAAGCTTGTCCCGAATGTAACATCAATTATGCAAAACGTTAACAGCGACAAAACGAACGTGATTTTCGGTGATGAAATTGTAAACCTATGGGGCAAGGATGTCATTATTGATACAATTGGTGATGTTCGCTTTGAAATTTCAGCTCGTTCATTTTATCAAGTAAACCCTGAGCAAACAGAAGTCCTTTACAAACAAGCACTAGACTACGCTGACTTACAGGGTGATGAACGAGTAATTGATGCTTACTGTGGTATCGGCACAATTTCATTATTCCTTGCACAAAAAGCAAAGGCTGTTATGGGTGTTGAAATTGTCCCACAAGCTATTGAAGATGCAAAACGCAACGCAGCACTAAATGGATTTACGAACACGTACTTCGAGGCCGGACCAGCAGAAGAAGTCATTCCACGCTGGTATAAGGAAGGCAAGGAAGCGGATGTCCTAGTAGTGGATCCACCACGCAAAGGCTGCGACGAGGCTCTTCTTCAGACAATTTTAGAGCAACGTCCTAAGCGTGTTGTTTATGTGTCCTGTAACCCAGCTACACTAGCGCGTGATCTCCGTATTTTGGAGGATGGAGGCTATCAAACTCAGGAGATTCAGCCTGTGGATATGTTCCCGCATTCAACGCATGTAGAGTGTGTCTCGCAACTCATTTTAAAAGAAGGTATCTAA
- a CDS encoding cytochrome d ubiquinol oxidase subunit II: protein MTLEILGISVLWIFLFGYVIVASIDFGAGFFNAYSLLVGKNHILTNIIKRYLSPVWEVTNVFLVFFFVGIVGFFPQTAFYYGTILLVPVSISLVLLAIRGSYYAFESYGTRGHIGYTLTYGIAGLLIPASLSVVFAIAAGGYVDMVDGQPVLNYWTLYTSPFAWSIVVLSIAAVLYISAVFLTWYAHKAKDVEATKLMRKYALVWAVPLMVSALGIMYEMKSINTEIYNNMVNLWWMFAISAVLFIITVVLVWMRKNYGLAVGLLIAQFAVAFFAYGIAQYPYLLYPYLTIYDSFTSTQMAIALVIAFILGLCLLIPSLFLLLKLFLFNKNYVTGKEDNHA from the coding sequence ATGACACTAGAGATTCTAGGTATTTCAGTATTGTGGATTTTCCTATTTGGCTATGTCATTGTAGCTTCGATTGACTTTGGTGCAGGCTTCTTCAATGCCTACAGTCTACTCGTTGGGAAAAATCATATTTTAACAAATATTATTAAGCGTTATTTATCACCTGTTTGGGAAGTAACCAATGTCTTTTTAGTATTCTTCTTTGTTGGGATTGTTGGATTTTTCCCGCAAACAGCTTTTTATTACGGAACAATTTTACTTGTTCCAGTGAGTATTTCACTTGTACTGCTTGCCATACGAGGCTCCTACTATGCGTTTGAATCATATGGTACACGTGGCCATATCGGGTACACGTTAACGTATGGTATAGCAGGATTACTCATTCCAGCCTCACTTTCTGTTGTCTTTGCGATTGCTGCTGGCGGCTATGTTGATATGGTTGACGGGCAACCTGTCCTAAATTACTGGACATTGTATACGAGCCCATTTGCTTGGAGTATTGTCGTACTGAGCATTGCAGCGGTACTCTATATTTCAGCCGTGTTTTTAACATGGTATGCTCATAAAGCAAAGGATGTAGAAGCAACAAAACTAATGCGAAAATACGCACTTGTTTGGGCGGTACCTTTAATGGTGAGCGCGCTTGGTATTATGTATGAAATGAAATCGATCAACACTGAAATTTACAATAATATGGTTAATTTATGGTGGATGTTTGCCATTTCAGCCGTACTATTTATCATTACTGTCGTGCTAGTTTGGATGCGAAAAAATTACGGCCTGGCAGTGGGACTATTGATTGCACAATTTGCCGTGGCATTCTTCGCTTATGGTATCGCTCAATATCCATATTTACTGTATCCGTATTTAACGATTTACGATAGCTTTACAAGTACACAAATGGCGATTGCACTCGTCATTGCATTTATCTTAGGACTATGTCTGCTTATTCCATCACTGTTCTTATTGTTGAAATTATTCCTATTCAACAAAAATTACGTAACAGGAAAAGAAGACAATCACGCATAG
- a CDS encoding cytochrome ubiquinol oxidase subunit I gives MVNESAVFWSRALTELTLSFHIIYATIGVGVPLMIMIAQWTGYKKNDEHYILMARRWARGFVITVAVGVVTGTAIGLQLSLLWPNFMQLAGQTIALPLFMETFAFFFEAIFLGIYLYTWDRFDSQKKHMLLLIPVAVGASMSAVFITIVNAFMNAPQGFDIVDGQLVNIQPFLAMFNPAMPTKVAHVLVTAYMTAAFVLAAIAGYRMLRGSKHVYHKKSLYLLMKIGLIFSIAAAIIGDFSGKYLAEYQPEKLAAAEWHFETDDKASLILFGVLDGEEVKYAIKIPYALSILAHNNPNAEVIGLDQYPEEDRPPLYIHYLFDLMVFIGMFMVLVSLLYVVGKARGWLFIHSRWFRWIVVAGGPLSIIAIEAGWWLAEVGRQPWILYGLMRTPEGATTSDHVDLMLLLFAGVYAVLAIGSIVVLVRMFKKNPIEREIEDRHSEKGGDIL, from the coding sequence ATGGTGAATGAATCAGCAGTCTTTTGGAGTAGAGCATTAACGGAGCTGACTTTATCGTTCCATATTATTTATGCGACGATCGGTGTTGGTGTCCCATTAATGATTATGATTGCTCAGTGGACTGGGTATAAAAAGAATGATGAGCACTATATTTTAATGGCAAGACGTTGGGCACGAGGTTTTGTTATTACAGTTGCAGTCGGAGTTGTAACCGGGACGGCAATTGGCTTACAGTTGTCTTTACTATGGCCGAATTTTATGCAGCTCGCCGGGCAAACAATTGCATTACCGCTCTTTATGGAAACGTTTGCATTTTTCTTTGAAGCCATCTTCTTAGGGATCTACTTATACACTTGGGATCGCTTCGATAGTCAGAAAAAGCATATGCTGCTATTAATTCCTGTTGCTGTCGGTGCTTCAATGTCAGCCGTATTTATAACAATTGTTAATGCGTTTATGAATGCACCTCAAGGGTTTGACATTGTGGACGGACAGCTTGTAAATATTCAACCTTTCTTAGCAATGTTTAATCCAGCAATGCCGACAAAGGTAGCGCATGTTCTCGTTACAGCTTATATGACAGCGGCATTTGTGTTAGCGGCAATTGCAGGATACCGTATGCTTAGAGGCTCTAAGCATGTGTACCATAAAAAATCATTATATTTACTTATGAAGATTGGCCTGATTTTCTCCATTGCAGCAGCGATTATTGGAGATTTTTCAGGAAAATACTTAGCAGAATATCAGCCAGAAAAACTAGCTGCAGCTGAGTGGCATTTTGAAACAGACGATAAAGCTTCGCTTATACTATTTGGTGTATTAGATGGTGAGGAAGTAAAATATGCCATTAAAATACCTTATGCTCTAAGTATTTTAGCGCATAATAATCCAAACGCAGAGGTAATTGGCTTAGATCAATATCCTGAAGAAGATCGACCACCACTTTATATTCATTACCTCTTTGATCTCATGGTGTTTATTGGCATGTTTATGGTATTAGTTTCACTGCTTTACGTAGTCGGAAAAGCACGTGGTTGGCTATTTATCCATTCACGTTGGTTTAGATGGATTGTTGTTGCAGGTGGACCACTTTCAATTATTGCGATTGAAGCAGGTTGGTGGCTTGCTGAGGTTGGAAGACAGCCTTGGATCTTATATGGTTTAATGCGAACACCAGAAGGGGCCACAACGAGTGACCATGTGGATTTAATGCTGCTGTTATTTGCTGGTGTGTATGCTGTATTGGCAATAGGAAGTATTGTCGTTTTAGTTCGTATGTTCAAAAAGAATCCAATTGAGCGAGAAATAGAAGATCGTCATTCTGAAAAAGGCGGTGACATCTTATGA